A window of Paremcibacter congregatus contains these coding sequences:
- a CDS encoding SH3 domain-containing protein: protein MLRRPFIFFLLVLQTCFAGGISAQAVEKQVMGKSGYLVPRFSSLAKNKVYVRTGPDSKYPVLWVYKKAGLPVKVIAEYRDWRKIVDSEGATGWVWGPLISSRRNGLIIAEQQELLEAPGYLNGKAPKVAVIAEAGVIGRILACQQGWCRLDVNGFKGWMPQGHFWGTLKGEVID from the coding sequence ATGTTACGCCGCCCCTTCATATTCTTCCTTCTTGTCTTGCAAACCTGCTTTGCCGGAGGTATTTCGGCGCAGGCAGTTGAAAAACAGGTCATGGGAAAATCTGGCTATCTGGTGCCCCGTTTTTCCTCTCTGGCCAAGAACAAAGTATACGTTCGTACCGGCCCAGACAGCAAATATCCCGTACTCTGGGTCTATAAAAAAGCCGGTTTGCCGGTCAAGGTAATCGCAGAATATCGTGATTGGCGGAAAATTGTCGATTCCGAAGGCGCCACCGGCTGGGTCTGGGGGCCCCTGATTTCCAGCCGTCGCAACGGGCTGATTATTGCGGAACAGCAGGAGCTTCTTGAGGCGCCGGGATATTTAAATGGCAAAGCGCCCAAAGTCGCCGTAATTGCAGAGGCCGGCGTAATTGGCAGAATTCTCGCCTGTCAGCAAGGCTGGTGCCGTCTTGATGTCAACGGATTCAAAGGCTGGATGCCCCAGGGACACTTCTGGGGTACGCTCAAAGGCGAGGTTATTGATTAG
- a CDS encoding 2-hydroxyacid dehydrogenase, translating into MTAKKPLVIVTRKLPDIIETRMMELFNVRLNLDDHAFTPAEMADAVKEADVLVPTVTDRLDSRILAQAGPQLKLIANYGAGIDHVDLASARQRGITVTNTPGVLTEDTADMTMALLLAVPRRLIEGERLLQSGEWSGWSPTGLRGSRIWGKRLGIIGMGRIGQAVARRAKAFGLSIHYHNRHRIDAAVEEELEATYWESLDQMLARMDIISVNCPHTPATYHLLSARRLKLMQRHAFVINTSRGEVIDENALIRMLAAGELAGAGLDVFENEPAVNPKFLEMPNVVALPHMGSATTEGRNDMGEKVLINIKTFADGHNPPDRVLEDWV; encoded by the coding sequence ATGACTGCCAAAAAGCCATTGGTCATCGTCACGAGAAAGTTGCCTGACATTATTGAAACACGGATGATGGAATTATTCAATGTCCGTCTCAATCTGGATGATCATGCGTTCACCCCCGCCGAAATGGCGGATGCGGTCAAGGAGGCGGATGTTCTGGTGCCGACGGTGACTGATCGTCTTGATTCACGTATCCTGGCCCAGGCAGGACCACAATTGAAACTGATTGCCAATTACGGCGCGGGTATTGACCATGTGGATCTGGCGTCGGCCCGTCAACGCGGGATCACGGTCACCAATACGCCGGGGGTCCTGACCGAAGACACTGCCGATATGACCATGGCGTTGCTGTTGGCCGTGCCACGGCGGTTGATTGAAGGCGAACGTCTTTTGCAGAGTGGTGAATGGAGTGGCTGGTCCCCGACCGGTCTGCGCGGATCCCGCATTTGGGGCAAGCGTCTCGGTATTATCGGGATGGGACGTATTGGTCAGGCGGTGGCGCGGCGCGCGAAAGCCTTTGGCCTGTCGATCCATTACCATAATCGTCACCGGATCGATGCGGCTGTGGAAGAGGAACTGGAAGCCACTTACTGGGAGAGCCTGGACCAGATGCTGGCGCGGATGGACATCATTTCCGTCAACTGCCCGCATACACCGGCGACATACCATTTGTTGTCGGCCCGGCGGTTGAAACTGATGCAACGCCATGCCTTTGTGATCAACACGTCACGCGGCGAAGTGATTGATGAAAATGCCCTGATTCGGATGTTGGCGGCGGGAGAACTGGCCGGGGCCGGGCTTGATGTGTTTGAAAATGAGCCGGCGGTTAATCCGAAATTCCTTGAAATGCCCAATGTCGTGGCTCTGCCCCATATGGGGTCGGCGACCACCGAAGGCCGTAATGACATGGGCGAAAAGGTGCTGATCAATATCAAGACCTTTGCCGATGGTCATAATCCACCGGACCGGGTATTGGAAGACTGGGTTTAA